A stretch of Roseibium porphyridii DNA encodes these proteins:
- a CDS encoding Asp/Glu racemase, whose amino-acid sequence MSFATQYRRVGLIVPSSNVTMETEIPALLKARETILPDRFTFHSSRMRMKSVVKEELEAMDSDSERCAVELSDAAVEVQAYACLVAIMSMGPGYHRHSRVKLETAAAENGCVTPVLNSAGALIDSLKELGAKKVSIICPYMKPLTRMVVDYIENEGIEVQDFLALEIPDNLDVASQDPTAPSELWRKLDVRGVDAIVASACVQMPSLPSIEMIERASGLPTLSAAVATTRQILRNLNLTEVAPGGGALLSNGLPATLRDVA is encoded by the coding sequence ATGTCCTTTGCCACACAATACCGCCGCGTCGGATTGATCGTTCCCAGTTCAAACGTGACCATGGAAACTGAAATTCCAGCACTGCTGAAAGCTCGCGAAACAATCCTTCCAGACCGCTTCACCTTTCATTCTTCCCGGATGCGCATGAAGAGCGTCGTAAAAGAAGAACTTGAAGCGATGGATTCCGATAGCGAGCGCTGCGCCGTGGAGCTGTCTGATGCCGCGGTCGAAGTGCAGGCTTACGCCTGCCTGGTTGCCATCATGTCGATGGGCCCTGGTTACCATCGACACTCACGCGTAAAGCTGGAAACGGCGGCAGCAGAAAACGGATGCGTCACACCCGTTTTAAACTCAGCCGGCGCGTTGATCGACAGCTTGAAGGAATTGGGAGCAAAAAAGGTCTCCATCATTTGCCCCTACATGAAACCGCTGACCAGGATGGTTGTGGACTACATTGAAAACGAGGGCATTGAGGTGCAAGACTTCCTGGCACTGGAAATTCCCGACAATCTGGATGTCGCCTCACAAGATCCGACAGCCCCTTCCGAGCTGTGGCGCAAGTTGGATGTGCGTGGTGTTGATGCAATCGTTGCCTCTGCCTGTGTGCAGATGCCATCGCTGCCGTCCATTGAAATGATTGAGCGTGCGTCAGGTTTGCCAACGCTGTCAGCGGCCGTGGCGACCACGCGACAGATCTTGCGCAACCTCAATCTGACAGAAGTCGCTCCCGGAGGCGGTGCGCTCTTGTCTAACGGTCTGCCGGCAACCTTGCGCGACGTCGCCTGA
- a CDS encoding AraC family transcriptional regulator, with protein sequence MNRRIKTGDADQPETQKVSIFPITQATTATFTELYFRLTFLFFIQRGSKFIVSPRQGEMLGEEGDLMIFPPGSIVTMENRPVMDDDYRALGVCFTHDLVDAVFSDLPRPKAASDVQIVHAADHCPSEILTLIQETLANEHLPEPIRQHRLIEPLIWLRSKGFLLPTQVQDEPISQVRSLIEADLSHPWMAKEVAQHFAMSEATMRRWLASTGQGFAKILLNTRLEHGLSLLQTTDAQVSEIALECGFKTPSHFSDAFRKRFGIKPKDIRLSPD encoded by the coding sequence ATGAATAGAAGAATAAAAACAGGCGATGCCGACCAGCCCGAAACCCAGAAGGTTTCGATCTTTCCGATCACGCAAGCCACAACGGCGACCTTTACGGAGCTCTATTTCCGACTGACTTTTCTATTCTTCATCCAACGCGGCAGCAAATTCATAGTGAGTCCGAGACAGGGTGAGATGCTGGGCGAGGAAGGCGACCTGATGATCTTCCCGCCAGGTTCCATCGTCACCATGGAAAACCGTCCGGTGATGGATGATGACTATCGCGCCTTAGGGGTATGTTTCACGCATGATCTGGTCGATGCCGTATTTTCGGATCTGCCGAGGCCAAAGGCTGCTTCGGATGTGCAGATCGTGCATGCTGCAGACCATTGCCCATCTGAAATCCTGACATTGATCCAGGAAACGCTGGCAAATGAGCATCTGCCGGAACCCATACGGCAGCATCGGCTGATTGAACCGTTGATATGGCTACGCAGCAAAGGATTTCTGTTGCCGACGCAAGTTCAGGATGAGCCGATCAGTCAGGTGCGCAGCTTGATCGAAGCCGATTTGAGCCATCCCTGGATGGCAAAGGAAGTTGCGCAGCACTTTGCCATGAGCGAAGCAACAATGCGCCGATGGCTGGCTTCGACAGGCCAGGGGTTTGCAAAGATCCTCCTGAACACGCGCCTGGAACACGGATTGAGTCTGCTGCAAACGACGGATGCACAAGTGTCCGAGATCGCACTGGAATGCGGGTTCAAAACACCGTCTCATTTTTCAGACGCTTTTCGCAAAAGATTCGGAATAAAGCCAAAAGACATTCGATTGTCGCCAGATTGA
- a CDS encoding YbhB/YbcL family Raf kinase inhibitor-like protein, whose amino-acid sequence MIRNMVLSALLAATMVSPALANEFTLSSPDIAEGQQLSNAYVFQGFGCEGSNTAPTLTWSGVPEGTKSFAVTVYDPDAPTGSGWWHWFAFNIPVGVTELPGGEALPSGSIELSNDYGATGFGGACPPPGEVHRYQFTVHALGTKLDLDNSVSNALAGFMVNANSLASSTITAVYNR is encoded by the coding sequence ATGATCCGAAATATGGTTCTTTCTGCCCTTTTGGCCGCGACGATGGTCAGCCCGGCACTGGCAAACGAGTTCACCTTGTCCAGCCCCGACATCGCCGAAGGCCAACAGCTCAGCAATGCCTATGTCTTCCAAGGCTTTGGCTGTGAAGGCAGCAACACCGCGCCGACGCTCACCTGGTCGGGTGTCCCGGAAGGCACCAAAAGCTTTGCTGTGACCGTTTATGATCCGGATGCTCCGACCGGTTCTGGTTGGTGGCACTGGTTCGCGTTCAACATCCCAGTCGGTGTCACGGAGTTGCCGGGAGGTGAAGCATTGCCGTCAGGCAGCATCGAACTTTCCAACGACTATGGTGCGACCGGTTTTGGCGGCGCATGCCCGCCTCCTGGAGAGGTGCATCGTTACCAATTCACTGTTCATGCACTGGGCACGAAACTGGACCTGGACAATTCCGTCAGCAACGCACTGGCAGGCTTCATGGTCAATGCCAACAGCCTCGCCTCTTCAACCATCACCGCGGTTTACAATCGTTGA
- a CDS encoding MerR family transcriptional regulator, translated as MQAKEAAESLGITQRMLRHYENEGLMEVARTENGYRHYSEADLRRAARIRDFVAIGFSTREIRAMRACLSDEGAGPCEGGIDKLLEKLEHIDRLKADLDERRAAVLERLQVLRQGLAAADTQDEPLAKAADRLASMYGRTETDLGEPGQNRAMLD; from the coding sequence ATGCAGGCCAAAGAAGCAGCGGAAAGCCTCGGCATTACACAACGCATGTTGCGCCACTATGAGAATGAAGGCTTGATGGAGGTGGCGCGCACGGAGAACGGCTACCGACACTATAGTGAGGCTGACCTGCGCCGTGCAGCGCGTATCCGGGACTTTGTGGCAATCGGGTTTTCCACCCGCGAAATCCGCGCTATGCGCGCCTGTCTGTCGGATGAGGGAGCCGGTCCGTGTGAAGGTGGCATCGACAAACTGTTGGAAAAGCTTGAGCATATCGACCGGCTCAAGGCCGATCTGGACGAACGCCGTGCCGCAGTTCTGGAACGTCTTCAGGTATTGCGCCAGGGTCTTGCCGCTGCTGACACACAAGATGAACCACTGGCAAAAGCGGCTGACCGTCTTGCTTCCATGTATGGGCGTACTGAAACGGACCTTGGCGAACCAGGTCAAAACCGTGCAATGCTGGACTGA
- a CDS encoding SDR family NAD(P)-dependent oxidoreductase, whose product MKPNDIWRDRVAIITGGSSGIGRATALSLAEQGAKVLITGRNENRLAEVASISDAIETLRADSADIESGARIVAAATDRWGRLDLIVNNSGAGQPLPIEAYDADVIANMSAVNLVAPSLLIKAAFAALAESKGAVVNIGTAVSRNAAPMLAHYAATKAALEHLTASWAIELAGDGIRVNAVAPGPVKSGALTGMMGLPEEMAQQIEKQEADQVPLGRRGVVADIVPWILRLGSSENQWLTGQTVTIDGGWSLRG is encoded by the coding sequence ATGAAACCGAACGACATCTGGCGGGATAGGGTCGCAATAATAACTGGCGGCAGCTCCGGCATAGGCAGAGCAACCGCACTATCGTTGGCGGAACAAGGGGCGAAGGTGCTGATAACGGGCCGCAACGAAAACAGGCTTGCCGAGGTGGCAAGTATCAGCGATGCAATTGAAACCTTGCGGGCCGACAGTGCAGACATCGAGAGTGGCGCACGCATCGTTGCGGCTGCTACCGATCGGTGGGGTCGCCTTGATCTGATCGTCAACAATTCAGGTGCCGGTCAACCTCTGCCTATCGAAGCCTATGATGCCGACGTCATTGCGAACATGTCCGCGGTAAATCTCGTGGCGCCGTCATTGTTGATAAAGGCGGCATTTGCGGCTCTGGCCGAAAGCAAGGGAGCTGTGGTGAACATCGGGACAGCGGTCTCTCGCAACGCTGCGCCGATGCTGGCGCACTATGCAGCAACCAAGGCGGCGCTGGAGCATTTGACGGCTTCTTGGGCCATTGAACTGGCGGGAGACGGTATTCGGGTGAACGCCGTTGCGCCAGGGCCGGTCAAAAGCGGAGCCTTGACCGGTATGATGGGATTGCCGGAAGAGATGGCTCAACAAATCGAAAAACAGGAAGCTGATCAGGTTCCGCTCGGCCGCAGAGGCGTGGTTGCCGACATTGTGCCTTGGATATTGCGATTGGGCAGTTCGGAAAACCAATGGCTGACAGGCCAGACGGTGACCATAGATGGTGGTTGGAGTTTGCGAGGCTGA
- a CDS encoding multidrug effflux MFS transporter, with amino-acid sequence MNKIKTPPHLLTLILLTGFSPLSLNMFMPSLTGIAVDLETDFATVSWSISGYLAITAVVQLIVGPLSDRIGRRPVLLVTVLVFAVSSVGCVLSQDIGTFLFFRMLQGGVTAGYTLSMAIVRDTRSEGQAVSLIGYIGMSMALAPMLGPVVGGVLDTAFGWRATFVFYAASGFILFVICWFDLGETRRINRNQPDAAPAKTSALMREPLFWAYSLCSAFTVGAFYIFLTGVPLVAMAAFSVSTAELGIYIGTITLGFMFGGFIAGRYGASFQLTTMMIAGRLVACAGLTVGLVLFSAGHTSPLLFFASTIFVGIGNGITMPGSNTGAMSIRKELAGSAAGISGAMVVAAGAILTAATGFLMPETDSARALLVLMLAAVLAGLFLAICAARLKSPA; translated from the coding sequence ATGAACAAGATCAAGACTCCACCTCATTTGCTCACGCTGATCCTGTTGACAGGTTTCTCGCCGCTGTCGCTCAACATGTTCATGCCGTCGCTGACCGGCATTGCTGTGGATCTGGAAACGGATTTCGCCACAGTCAGTTGGTCCATTTCCGGGTATCTGGCGATCACTGCTGTTGTTCAACTCATTGTCGGGCCCTTGTCCGACCGGATTGGACGGCGGCCCGTGTTGCTGGTCACCGTTTTGGTCTTTGCAGTTTCCTCCGTCGGCTGTGTCTTGTCGCAAGACATCGGCACCTTCCTGTTTTTTCGAATGCTGCAAGGCGGCGTGACTGCCGGTTACACGCTTTCCATGGCCATCGTCCGAGACACCCGCTCTGAAGGCCAAGCGGTCAGCCTGATTGGATACATTGGCATGTCAATGGCCCTGGCGCCCATGCTCGGGCCAGTGGTCGGGGGTGTGCTCGATACAGCATTCGGGTGGCGCGCGACGTTTGTTTTCTATGCAGCGTCCGGGTTCATTCTTTTTGTGATCTGCTGGTTCGATCTGGGCGAAACGAGACGGATCAATCGGAACCAACCAGATGCTGCGCCGGCCAAAACAAGTGCTCTCATGCGGGAACCGTTGTTTTGGGCCTACTCACTTTGCAGCGCATTCACCGTCGGCGCGTTCTACATCTTTTTGACCGGGGTGCCTCTTGTCGCTATGGCCGCGTTCAGTGTTTCGACGGCTGAACTCGGCATCTATATCGGGACAATAACGCTAGGTTTCATGTTTGGCGGTTTTATCGCGGGCCGCTACGGCGCAAGCTTTCAACTCACCACAATGATGATTGCAGGTCGATTGGTAGCCTGCGCCGGGCTTACAGTCGGCCTTGTGCTTTTCAGTGCAGGTCACACTTCGCCCTTGTTGTTTTTTGCCAGTACGATTTTTGTTGGCATCGGCAATGGCATCACGATGCCGGGAAGCAATACCGGTGCGATGTCGATACGCAAAGAACTTGCGGGCAGCGCAGCCGGCATAAGTGGTGCTATGGTCGTGGCAGCCGGTGCCATACTGACCGCTGCGACCGGCTTTCTGATGCCGGAGACCGACAGCGCACGGGCGCTTCTGGTGCTGATGCTGGCTGCCGTTCTGGCTGGCCTGTTCCTTGCCATTTGCGCAGCAAGATTGAAATCACCGGCATAG
- a CDS encoding DUF2161 domain-containing phosphodiesterase, producing MSRILETDLYGPVKDFLSNQGYEVKGEVGSADIVACRGEDEPVIVELKTGFTLSLFHQAIDRQSITDAVYVAVARGKGRRFQAALKSNVKLARRLGVGLITVRVSDGLVEVHLDPGPYAPRKSKPRKARLLREFSRRVGDPNKGGSTRTTLVTAYRQDAMRCATYLAANGPSRGAEVAKSTGVEQATRMMADDHYGWFERVERGVYGLSPKGRKTAESWTNDVAS from the coding sequence ATGAGTCGTATTTTGGAAACGGACCTTTATGGCCCCGTAAAGGACTTCCTGAGCAATCAGGGCTACGAGGTCAAAGGGGAAGTGGGATCTGCAGATATCGTCGCTTGCCGCGGCGAGGATGAGCCGGTCATCGTCGAACTCAAGACGGGCTTCACGTTGAGCCTTTTCCATCAGGCGATCGATCGTCAATCGATCACAGATGCTGTCTATGTTGCAGTCGCGCGAGGTAAGGGCCGCCGGTTTCAGGCTGCCCTCAAGAGCAATGTCAAACTTGCCCGCCGTTTGGGTGTGGGGCTCATCACTGTGCGGGTGTCCGATGGCCTTGTGGAAGTGCATCTCGATCCCGGGCCCTATGCACCGCGCAAATCCAAGCCGCGCAAGGCGCGCTTGCTCAGGGAGTTCTCGCGCCGTGTCGGTGATCCGAACAAGGGCGGCTCAACGCGAACCACATTGGTGACCGCCTATCGACAGGATGCGATGCGTTGCGCCACATATCTTGCTGCCAACGGGCCGAGCCGAGGTGCTGAAGTTGCGAAATCAACCGGCGTTGAACAGGCAACCAGAATGATGGCAGACGATCACTACGGGTGGTTTGAAAGAGTGGAGCGAGGCGTTTACGGGCTAAGCCCGAAAGGCCGGAAGACTGCCGAGAGCTGGACGAATGACGTTGCATCTTAG
- a CDS encoding helix-turn-helix transcriptional regulator codes for MRAARLLQILLLLQNRGRQTSVQLAEELEVAPRTILRDVDAMTEAGLPIIVFQGNQGGIELGFNYRTRLTGLAEDEAKALGLILAAENPMIDALGLRQAAKQARAKLIESFPDRTREHIAAMTARFTLVPETLADDPRIRALALAVQDCKTVRIRFTSSAEQTIHPTAMEMTAQAWRVKDELTGLWIEQFDWGRVNISAKRFSPE; via the coding sequence ATGCGCGCTGCCCGTCTCCTCCAGATCCTGTTGCTGCTCCAAAATCGGGGCAGGCAAACCTCCGTGCAGCTTGCCGAGGAATTGGAAGTCGCACCGCGAACCATCCTCAGGGATGTCGATGCCATGACGGAAGCCGGGCTGCCCATTATCGTCTTCCAGGGCAATCAGGGCGGCATCGAGCTTGGTTTCAACTATCGCACCCGCTTGACCGGACTGGCGGAAGACGAGGCCAAGGCATTGGGGCTTATTCTCGCTGCGGAAAACCCGATGATCGATGCTTTGGGGTTGAGGCAGGCAGCCAAGCAGGCACGCGCCAAACTGATCGAGAGCTTCCCTGATCGGACGCGCGAACACATCGCGGCAATGACGGCGCGATTCACTCTTGTGCCTGAAACACTTGCGGATGATCCTCGTATCCGCGCGCTGGCTCTGGCGGTGCAGGACTGTAAGACAGTGAGGATACGGTTTACCTCCAGCGCCGAACAGACAATTCATCCAACAGCCATGGAAATGACCGCACAGGCCTGGAGGGTGAAAGACGAACTGACCGGATTGTGGATTGAACAATTCGACTGGGGGCGGGTGAATATCTCTGCAAAGCGCTTTTCGCCAGAATAG
- a CDS encoding SRPBCC domain-containing protein, with product MKTYETQIEISASPDAVWHILTKELPRAPETFGLLHFEGDMAPGAKIKIRSEVAPERTFALRVQTFEPPGRMVWTGGMPFGLFTGTRSFSLTPATSGCTFSMKEVFTGPMSGMITKSMPDLTPSFIKFAEALKIKAETQ from the coding sequence GTGAAAACCTATGAAACTCAGATCGAAATTTCTGCATCGCCAGACGCTGTCTGGCACATATTGACCAAGGAACTACCCAGAGCTCCAGAGACTTTCGGCCTTCTGCATTTTGAAGGTGACATGGCACCTGGTGCAAAAATAAAAATCAGATCCGAAGTGGCACCGGAGAGGACATTCGCACTGAGGGTTCAAACCTTTGAACCGCCAGGCCGCATGGTTTGGACAGGTGGCATGCCGTTTGGACTTTTCACCGGCACACGCTCATTCAGCCTGACCCCGGCTACAAGTGGATGCACCTTTTCAATGAAAGAGGTTTTCACTGGGCCGATGTCCGGCATGATCACCAAATCAATGCCGGACCTGACACCCAGTTTCATCAAGTTCGCCGAGGCTTTGAAAATAAAGGCAGAAACGCAATGA
- a CDS encoding DUF6855 family protein, protein MTDVTYGSGTQDDPWILKTPPHSSEFEVWKDETLDPPALVVQVGKTRLSYQLRALEDAHAMLKAHGDWMPLGNADEGKPTKEGTLEHWARSDNNPVGGYYGLRKGYRGRFANYVSPTMELLGLVELEHNARNNRVRAI, encoded by the coding sequence ATGACCGATGTAACCTATGGATCCGGTACGCAGGACGATCCCTGGATCCTCAAGACGCCACCACATTCCTCGGAGTTTGAAGTCTGGAAAGACGAGACACTGGATCCTCCCGCACTCGTCGTACAGGTTGGCAAGACACGTCTCTCCTATCAATTGCGTGCCCTGGAAGATGCCCATGCCATGCTGAAGGCCCATGGTGACTGGATGCCGCTCGGCAATGCCGACGAAGGCAAACCAACCAAGGAGGGAACGTTGGAGCATTGGGCCAGGTCGGACAACAATCCGGTCGGTGGCTATTACGGCCTGCGTAAGGGTTACCGAGGTCGCTTCGCAAACTATGTGAGCCCGACAATGGAACTTCTGGGCCTGGTTGAACTGGAACACAACGCTCGCAACAATCGCGTTCGGGCCATTTGA
- a CDS encoding helix-turn-helix transcriptional regulator: MNGEFSICPLRRRSVRCDCFRPFCQSSQVAERFDSALLWHANRARYRLQLSYTDWDGSAKDRMVWPLLFAFLGRTRYLVGWYEKREDFRHFKTDRIEELKVLAEKYPGRRAVLMKAWEEATSRQNQG; encoded by the coding sequence ATGAATGGAGAATTCTCCATATGCCCATTGAGACGGCGTTCAGTTCGTTGCGACTGCTTTCGCCCTTTCTGCCAGTCCTCTCAGGTTGCCGAACGTTTCGACAGTGCATTGCTGTGGCACGCCAACAGGGCGCGGTATCGCCTGCAACTGAGCTACACAGATTGGGACGGAAGTGCCAAGGACCGTATGGTTTGGCCCTTGCTGTTCGCCTTCTTAGGCAGGACGAGGTACCTCGTGGGCTGGTATGAGAAGAGAGAAGACTTCAGGCACTTCAAAACGGACCGGATCGAAGAGCTCAAGGTCCTCGCGGAGAAGTATCCCGGCAGGCGGGCTGTCCTGATGAAGGCTTGGGAGGAAGCAACTTCCAGGCAAAATCAGGGGTGA
- a CDS encoding methyl-accepting chemotaxis protein, whose product MRNFFSSLSVTSSLALTSATLLTLSMLIVGAIVYQVASNQAQTTAMQKQDANLRIAATIMSKEIDGTKLAWTANDKVKRVELPAIPEFADHAMIDSIGRMTGETATVFAWDPESRDFWRKSTNIIKGDGKRAVGTPLGQNGAVYPVVTNGKTFHGQATILGKDYYTVYQPIFTAGGDIIGILYAGVLKSAVQANVSEIMSRFLLLALPVVLVAVGLLVFVIQRQLRPIGRLTNVTEEIAADATDMEIPFTDREDQIGKLANALSTLRARSRERNALSDQQQHAEAAATERQDQVNQLVEQFRANVASVLGHVNENVSQLDQTAEKLSKLSEESSGRATETQSSAEETTNSVQMVASAAEELSASISEISRQVAQTSDVVERATEETQNTNSKVEGLAASATKIGEVVTLIQAIAEQTNLLALNATIEAARAGEHGKGFAVVASEVKELATQTSKATEEIGAQIAAIQDATKESVQAITGITEIMAEVNTYTNSIATAVQEQGSATQEITQNAQLAANGTTFVSSCMTDLSGAVNETSNSASEVLQASGSLSSRTAELETEVDTFLKNVAAA is encoded by the coding sequence ATGCGAAATTTCTTTTCCTCACTGAGCGTTACATCATCTCTGGCTCTGACCAGTGCGACCTTGCTGACGCTTTCAATGTTGATTGTGGGTGCGATCGTTTATCAGGTTGCCTCCAATCAGGCTCAGACGACCGCGATGCAAAAACAGGATGCCAACCTGCGGATTGCTGCCACGATCATGTCGAAAGAAATCGACGGCACGAAACTGGCGTGGACGGCGAACGACAAAGTCAAGCGCGTTGAATTGCCGGCGATTCCAGAGTTCGCAGACCACGCGATGATCGATTCCATCGGCAGAATGACCGGCGAAACAGCAACGGTCTTTGCCTGGGATCCTGAGTCACGAGATTTCTGGCGCAAGTCGACAAACATTATCAAGGGCGATGGCAAGCGAGCTGTCGGCACACCGCTGGGTCAGAACGGCGCTGTCTATCCGGTCGTGACCAACGGAAAGACATTTCACGGCCAGGCGACAATCCTCGGCAAGGACTACTACACGGTCTACCAGCCAATTTTCACCGCAGGCGGTGACATCATCGGCATTCTCTATGCCGGTGTTCTGAAGTCGGCAGTCCAGGCCAATGTGTCGGAGATCATGTCCCGGTTCCTGCTGCTGGCCTTGCCGGTTGTTCTCGTAGCTGTTGGTCTTTTGGTGTTTGTCATTCAGCGCCAGCTGCGCCCCATTGGCCGACTGACCAATGTGACAGAGGAAATTGCAGCAGACGCCACTGATATGGAGATACCGTTTACGGATCGTGAGGATCAGATCGGCAAGCTTGCTAATGCGTTGTCGACACTGCGGGCAAGGTCGCGGGAGCGTAATGCGCTGAGCGACCAGCAACAGCATGCAGAGGCTGCTGCGACGGAGCGCCAGGACCAGGTCAATCAGTTGGTCGAGCAGTTCCGGGCAAATGTCGCGAGCGTGCTTGGTCACGTGAATGAAAATGTTTCACAACTCGACCAGACTGCCGAAAAGCTGTCCAAACTTTCGGAAGAAAGTTCCGGTCGCGCGACCGAGACCCAGTCTTCTGCTGAAGAGACAACAAACAGTGTTCAGATGGTTGCCAGTGCCGCAGAAGAGCTTTCCGCATCCATTTCGGAAATCTCGCGCCAGGTTGCCCAGACAAGCGACGTGGTTGAACGCGCGACCGAGGAAACGCAGAACACCAATTCCAAGGTTGAGGGCCTTGCGGCATCTGCAACCAAGATCGGTGAAGTTGTCACTCTGATTCAGGCAATTGCCGAGCAGACAAACCTCCTTGCTCTCAACGCCACTATCGAGGCTGCCAGAGCGGGTGAGCACGGCAAGGGTTTTGCGGTCGTTGCATCCGAGGTCAAGGAACTGGCGACCCAGACATCGAAAGCCACCGAGGAAATCGGCGCCCAGATCGCCGCCATCCAGGACGCAACCAAAGAGTCTGTCCAGGCCATCACGGGCATTACCGAAATCATGGCCGAGGTAAACACCTATACAAACTCCATAGCAACGGCGGTCCAGGAGCAGGGTTCTGCGACACAGGAAATCACGCAGAACGCCCAATTGGCGGCCAATGGCACGACATTCGTGTCCAGCTGCATGACGGATTTGTCTGGTGCTGTTAATGAGACGTCCAACTCGGCCAGCGAAGTGCTTCAGGCGTCCGGAAGCCTGTCCAGCCGGACTGCGGAACTTGAAACTGAAGTGGACACGTTCCTGAAAAACGTCGCAGCGGCTTAG
- a CDS encoding LysR family transcriptional regulator, protein MQNLDSELLRTFLAVAHTGSVTDGAAKIHRSQSATSIQIKRLEEILGQPVFERHGRGVVLTEVGRTLVPVAQDVTARLDTVLRDLKDVRIEGKLRLGIPDDHGRARLTRIIADFARQHPAVELDVTCAISAGFPEALHKKDLDLAIYEVSAPGAGEEVLAEDPTCWVCARDHDFSGVDVLPVALFDVSCWWRDAAIKSLEDSGKSYRIAYSSQSVSGVVAAVEAGIAIGVLGRSSLHAGLKVVNQAYNLALTPTSKLVMASADLNDSKPRATMKSTIRAAFLDQSS, encoded by the coding sequence ATGCAGAATCTCGACAGCGAATTGCTGCGTACCTTTCTGGCAGTTGCCCATACGGGCAGCGTGACAGACGGAGCAGCGAAAATTCACCGCTCGCAATCGGCCACCAGCATCCAGATCAAGCGGTTGGAAGAAATTCTTGGTCAACCCGTTTTCGAGCGCCACGGGCGGGGCGTTGTGTTGACCGAAGTCGGGCGGACGCTCGTACCCGTTGCGCAGGATGTTACCGCACGCCTTGATACGGTGTTGCGCGATCTTAAGGATGTCAGGATTGAGGGCAAACTTCGTCTCGGAATCCCCGACGATCATGGCCGGGCAAGGCTGACACGGATCATCGCAGACTTTGCTCGCCAGCACCCGGCAGTGGAACTCGATGTTACCTGCGCGATCAGCGCAGGGTTTCCGGAGGCACTTCACAAGAAAGATCTTGATCTGGCCATCTATGAAGTCAGTGCCCCAGGCGCAGGTGAAGAAGTTCTGGCCGAGGACCCCACATGCTGGGTATGTGCACGCGACCATGATTTTTCAGGCGTCGATGTGCTTCCGGTTGCCCTGTTCGATGTTTCCTGTTGGTGGCGTGACGCTGCTATCAAGTCTCTGGAAGACAGCGGCAAGTCCTATCGCATCGCCTATTCCAGTCAAAGCGTCTCCGGCGTTGTCGCCGCGGTCGAAGCGGGAATTGCAATAGGGGTTCTGGGTCGCTCCTCTCTCCATGCAGGACTGAAAGTCGTCAATCAAGCCTACAATCTTGCTCTGACGCCGACATCAAAACTGGTCATGGCGTCAGCCGACCTCAATGACAGCAAACCACGGGCAACGATGAAATCCACCATTCGCGCCGCGTTTCTTGATCAAAGCTCATAG